A single window of Nicotiana sylvestris chromosome 3, ASM39365v2, whole genome shotgun sequence DNA harbors:
- the LOC104223896 gene encoding uncharacterized protein, with translation MAGPSHPKTLPTSSSTTTPSSSTLNSMKLKTLVQSFIFSHLYRVFRALAKAKSILFQLVKNVQLVHLLEFPMMKKNRKYKNNKLFLGSFRLHYNWCSSHVMPVPVPTALEDCATGHVYYDSTWNSIISTACDESELSGYLQWLEEKACEENNEKNTKNGNDIDKLADMFIANCHERFRLEKVESYRRFQEMLARSV, from the coding sequence ATGGCTGGCCCCTCTCATCCAAAAACTCTCCCTACTTCATCTTCTACTACAACTCCATCATCTTCAACCTTAAACTCCATGAAGCTCAAAACCCTAGTACAATCCTTCATTTTCTCCCACTTATACCGCGTTTTTCGCGCGCTAGCCAAGGCCAAATCTATCTTGTTTCAACTTGTCAAGAATGTACAATTAGTCCATCTTCTTGAATTTCCCATGATGAAGAAAAACAGGAAATACAAGAACAACAAGCTTTTTCTTGGCTCATTTAGGCTTCACTATAATTGGTGTTCTTCTCATGTAATGCCAGTGCCAGTGCCAACAGCCCTTGAGGATTGTGCCACTGGCCATGTTTATTATGATTCTACGTGGAATTCTATTATTTCTACTGCTTGTGATGAATCTGAGCtctctgggtatcttcaatggcTTGAAGAGAAGGCTTGTgaggaaaataatgaaaaaaatacaaagaatGGGAATGATATTGATAAGCTTGCTGATATGTTCATAGCAAATTGTCATGAAAGGTTTAGGTTGGAGAAAGTTGAATCTTATAGGAGATTTCAAGAAATGTTAGCTAGAAGTGTATGA